The following are from one region of the Rhizobium sullae genome:
- the rsmD gene encoding 16S rRNA (guanine(966)-N(2))-methyltransferase RsmD, producing MRIVGGEFRGRSLAVPKSNDIRPTADRTRESLFNILSHAYPECIDGTRILDLFAGTGAVGLEAVSRGCRHALFVENSVEGRGLLWENIDALGLHGRTRILRRDATDLGSVGNLEPFNMLFADPPYGKGLGEKAMAAAAKGGWLAPGAIAILEERSDVAVSADPSYLFLEDRVFGDTRVHFFRYQPL from the coding sequence GTGCGGATCGTCGGCGGTGAGTTTCGCGGACGGTCGCTCGCCGTACCGAAGTCGAATGATATCAGGCCGACTGCCGACCGGACGCGGGAGAGCCTATTCAACATCCTGAGTCACGCCTATCCGGAATGCATCGACGGCACCCGGATTCTCGATCTTTTTGCCGGCACCGGCGCCGTTGGCCTTGAAGCCGTCTCGCGCGGCTGCCGTCATGCGCTCTTCGTCGAAAACAGCGTAGAGGGAAGGGGGCTTCTCTGGGAGAATATCGACGCCCTCGGTCTTCACGGCCGCACCCGCATCCTGCGGCGTGACGCCACGGATCTGGGCTCCGTTGGCAATCTCGAGCCGTTCAACATGCTTTTCGCCGATCCGCCCTATGGCAAGGGTCTTGGCGAAAAGGCGATGGCCGCTGCCGCCAAGGGCGGCTGGCTCGCGCCGGGCGCAATCGCCATTCTGGAAGAGCGTTCGGATGTTGCCGTTTCCGCCGATCCTTCCTATCTCTTTCTGGAAGACCGTGTCTTCGGCGATACAAGGGTACATTTCTTCCGCTACCAGCCTCTGTAG
- the groES gene encoding co-chaperone GroES: MASTNFRPLHDRVVVRRVESEEKTKGGIIIPDTAKEKPQEGEIVAVGSGARDESGKVVALDVKAGDRVLFGKWSGTEVKINGEDLLIMKEADIMGIIG, from the coding sequence ATGGCAAGCACCAACTTCCGCCCCCTTCACGACCGCGTCGTCGTTCGCCGCGTTGAATCCGAAGAAAAGACTAAAGGCGGCATCATCATTCCCGACACCGCCAAGGAAAAGCCGCAGGAAGGCGAAATCGTCGCCGTCGGTTCCGGCGCTCGCGACGAGTCCGGCAAGGTCGTCGCTCTCGACGTCAAGGCTGGCGACCGCGTTCTGTTCGGCAAGTGGTCCGGCACCGAAGTCAAGATCAACGGCGAAGATCTGCTGATCATGAAGGAAGCCGACATCATGGGCATCATCGGCTGA
- a CDS encoding TIGR01459 family HAD-type hydrolase — protein MAKRIGSFAEITSQYDAVFCDVWGVLHNGVDPFPKAAAALEAARGEGLAVILITNSPRIAPQVVAQLRQIGIQDGAYDRIVTSGDVTRRLIAEGPKKVFLLGPDRDLALIEGLGVERVDAKEAEAVVCTGFFDDETEKPEDYTEMLKYFQARNVPMICANPDLVVERGHRIIPCAGAMAAYYHQLGGEIRIAGKPHAPIYDAVLATAHELHGDFPKTRILAIGDGMPTDVRGALDYGLDLLYISGGIHAKEYTLNGETDEAILHAYLERERAAPKWWMPRLA, from the coding sequence ATGGCCAAGCGGATTGGAAGTTTTGCGGAGATCACCAGTCAGTATGATGCGGTGTTCTGCGATGTCTGGGGTGTGCTTCACAATGGCGTCGATCCTTTCCCGAAGGCCGCCGCCGCACTGGAGGCCGCACGCGGCGAGGGGCTAGCTGTCATCCTCATCACCAATTCCCCGCGCATCGCCCCGCAGGTGGTCGCCCAGCTTCGCCAGATCGGCATCCAAGACGGTGCCTATGACCGGATCGTCACCTCCGGCGATGTTACCCGGCGCCTGATTGCCGAAGGCCCGAAAAAGGTCTTCCTGCTCGGCCCTGACCGCGATCTGGCCCTCATCGAAGGCCTCGGTGTTGAGCGCGTCGATGCGAAGGAGGCTGAAGCCGTGGTCTGCACTGGCTTCTTCGACGACGAGACGGAAAAGCCGGAAGACTATACGGAGATGCTCAAGTATTTTCAGGCGCGCAACGTGCCGATGATCTGCGCCAATCCCGATCTCGTCGTCGAGCGCGGCCATCGCATCATACCTTGCGCCGGCGCCATGGCTGCCTACTACCACCAGCTTGGCGGCGAGATCCGCATTGCAGGCAAGCCGCACGCGCCGATCTACGACGCCGTGCTGGCAACCGCGCACGAACTCCATGGCGATTTCCCGAAGACCCGCATTCTCGCCATCGGCGACGGCATGCCGACGGATGTGCGCGGCGCTCTCGATTACGGCCTCGATCTTCTCTATATCAGCGGCGGTATCCACGCGAAAGAATACACGTTGAACGGCGAGACCGACGAGGCGATCCTGCATGCCTATCTAGAACGCGAGAGGGCCGCGCCCAAGTGGTGGATGCCGCGCCTCGCATAA
- the ileS gene encoding isoleucine--tRNA ligase, producing the protein MTDTAEKIDYSKTLYLPETDFPMRAGLPQKEPEIVARWQQMGLYKKLRASAAGREKFVLHDGPPYANGNIHIGHALNKILKDVINRSFQMRGFDANYVPGWDCHGLPIEWKIEEKYRERGKNKDEVPVNEFRKECRDFAAGWIKVQSEEFKRLGIEGDFDNPYTTMNFHAESRIAGELLKIARSGQLYRGSKPVMWSVVERTALAEAEVEYADVESDMIWVKFPVAEGPAALAGAFVVIWTTTPWTIPGNRAIAFSSRYPYGLYEVATAENDFGPQPGEKLIFAKRLAEESAAKAKVTFNFVRDIKADELAAVTCAHPLHGLGGGYDFHVPLLDGEHVTDDAGTGFVHTAPSHGREDFDAWMDNVRELEARGISSTIPFPVDDAGFFTVDAPGFGPDAEGGAARVIDDSGKKGDANERVIKALIARHALFARGRLKHSYPHSWRSKKPVIFRNTPQWFVYMDKELGDGTTLRSRALNAIDETRFVPAAGQNRLRAMIEQRPDWVLSRQRAWGVPICVFVDEQGQILQDDEVNARILEAFEKEGADAWFAEGARERFLGKKANEPWKQVMDILDVWFDSGSTHTFTLEDRPDLKWPADLYLEGSDQHRGWFHSSLLESAATRGRAPYNAVLTHGFTMDEKGEKMSKSKGNVTAPQEVMKDAGADILRLWVMTSDYADDLRVGKTIIQTNVDAYRKLRNTIRWMLGTLAHDKGEVIALADLPELEQLMLHRLAELDELVRENYDAFDFKKIARALIDFANVELSAFYFDIRKDALYCDAPSSLRRRAALHVIRNIFDCMVTWMAPMLPFTMEEAWLSRDPSAVSVHLEQFPAIPAEWRNEALAAKWKKVRAIRSVVTGALEIERKDKRIGSSLEAAPVVHVTDGALRAALGGLDFSEICITSDIGVDGGEGPVEAFRLPEVPGVSVEPKLAEGTKCARSWRITKDVGSDPQYPDVSARDAAALRELGL; encoded by the coding sequence ATGACCGACACAGCCGAAAAGATCGACTACTCGAAGACTCTCTACCTGCCCGAAACCGACTTCCCGATGCGTGCCGGCCTGCCGCAGAAGGAGCCGGAAATCGTCGCCCGCTGGCAGCAGATGGGCCTCTACAAGAAGCTGCGCGCATCTGCCGCCGGGCGCGAAAAATTCGTCCTCCACGACGGCCCGCCCTATGCCAACGGCAACATCCATATCGGCCACGCGCTGAACAAGATCCTCAAGGACGTCATTAACCGCTCGTTCCAGATGCGCGGCTTTGACGCCAACTATGTTCCCGGCTGGGACTGCCACGGCCTTCCGATCGAATGGAAGATCGAGGAGAAGTACCGCGAGAGGGGCAAGAACAAGGACGAGGTCCCGGTCAACGAATTCCGCAAGGAATGCCGCGACTTCGCCGCCGGCTGGATCAAGGTGCAGTCCGAGGAGTTCAAGCGCCTCGGAATCGAAGGCGACTTCGACAATCCCTATACGACGATGAACTTCCACGCGGAGTCCCGCATCGCCGGCGAGCTTCTGAAGATCGCGAGAAGCGGCCAGCTCTACCGCGGCTCCAAGCCCGTCATGTGGTCAGTCGTCGAGCGCACGGCGCTGGCGGAAGCCGAGGTCGAATATGCCGATGTCGAAAGCGACATGATCTGGGTGAAGTTTCCGGTCGCGGAAGGCCCTGCCGCCCTGGCCGGCGCCTTCGTGGTCATCTGGACGACGACTCCCTGGACGATCCCCGGGAACCGCGCGATCGCGTTCTCGTCGCGCTACCCCTACGGTCTCTATGAAGTTGCGACCGCCGAGAACGACTTCGGTCCGCAGCCGGGCGAGAAGCTGATCTTTGCCAAGCGCTTGGCTGAGGAATCCGCAGCCAAGGCGAAGGTGACCTTCAATTTCGTTCGCGATATCAAAGCGGATGAACTTGCCGCCGTAACCTGCGCGCACCCGCTGCATGGCCTGGGCGGCGGCTATGATTTCCATGTGCCGCTGCTTGATGGCGAGCATGTGACCGATGATGCCGGCACCGGTTTCGTCCATACGGCCCCCAGCCACGGCCGCGAAGACTTCGATGCCTGGATGGACAATGTACGGGAGCTCGAAGCACGCGGCATCTCCTCCACGATCCCGTTCCCGGTCGACGACGCGGGCTTCTTCACCGTCGATGCGCCAGGATTTGGTCCGGATGCGGAAGGCGGCGCGGCCCGCGTCATCGACGACAGCGGCAAGAAGGGCGATGCCAACGAGCGCGTCATCAAGGCGTTGATCGCCCGTCACGCGCTCTTCGCGCGCGGCCGCCTCAAACATTCCTATCCGCATTCGTGGCGCTCGAAGAAGCCGGTCATCTTCCGCAACACGCCGCAGTGGTTCGTCTATATGGACAAGGAACTCGGCGACGGCACGACGCTGCGCTCCCGCGCGCTGAACGCGATCGACGAAACCCGCTTCGTGCCGGCCGCCGGCCAGAACCGCCTGCGCGCCATGATCGAACAGCGCCCCGACTGGGTGCTTTCGCGTCAGCGCGCCTGGGGCGTGCCGATCTGCGTCTTCGTCGATGAGCAGGGCCAGATCCTGCAGGACGACGAGGTCAACGCCCGCATCCTCGAAGCCTTCGAAAAGGAAGGTGCCGACGCCTGGTTCGCCGAAGGCGCGCGTGAGCGCTTCCTCGGAAAGAAGGCGAACGAGCCGTGGAAGCAGGTCATGGATATCCTCGACGTCTGGTTCGACTCGGGCTCGACGCATACCTTCACGCTGGAAGACCGACCGGACCTCAAGTGGCCGGCCGACCTCTACCTTGAAGGCTCGGACCAGCATCGCGGCTGGTTCCACTCCTCACTCTTGGAATCGGCCGCCACCCGCGGCCGCGCGCCCTACAATGCCGTCCTCACCCATGGCTTCACCATGGACGAGAAGGGCGAGAAGATGTCGAAGTCCAAGGGCAACGTGACTGCGCCGCAGGAAGTCATGAAGGATGCAGGTGCGGATATCCTCCGCCTCTGGGTCATGACCTCCGACTATGCGGACGACCTGCGCGTCGGCAAGACGATCATCCAGACGAACGTCGATGCCTACCGCAAGCTCCGCAACACGATCCGCTGGATGCTCGGCACGCTTGCCCACGACAAGGGCGAGGTGATCGCGCTCGCCGACCTGCCGGAGCTGGAGCAGCTAATGCTCCACCGCCTGGCGGAACTCGACGAGCTCGTCCGCGAAAATTACGATGCCTTCGACTTCAAGAAGATCGCCCGCGCGCTGATCGACTTCGCCAATGTCGAACTCTCGGCCTTCTACTTCGACATCCGCAAGGACGCGCTCTACTGCGACGCGCCGTCGAGCCTGCGCCGCCGTGCGGCCCTCCATGTCATCCGCAACATCTTCGATTGCATGGTGACCTGGATGGCGCCGATGCTGCCCTTCACGATGGAAGAGGCATGGCTATCGCGCGATCCATCGGCGGTCTCGGTTCATCTCGAACAGTTCCCGGCAATCCCGGCGGAATGGAGGAACGAGGCGCTGGCTGCCAAGTGGAAGAAGGTCCGTGCGATCCGTTCGGTTGTCACCGGCGCTCTGGAGATCGAGCGCAAGGACAAGCGGATAGGCTCGTCGCTGGAAGCGGCACCCGTCGTGCATGTCACTGACGGCGCGCTTCGTGCCGCTCTCGGCGGCCTGGATTTCTCGGAAATCTGCATCACCTCGGACATCGGCGTTGACGGCGGCGAAGGTCCGGTTGAAGCCTTCCGGCTACCGGAAGTTCCAGGCGTCAGTGTCGAGCCAAAGCTTGCCGAGGGCACCAAATGCGCCCGTTCCTGGCGTATCACCAAGGATGTCGGCTCCGATCCGCAGTATCCGGATGTATCGGCACGCGATGCTGCTGCATTGCGTGAACTCGGATTGTGA
- a CDS encoding pseudouridine synthase: MTFKDKPKRPGGKPFERDARPKTEGKPARSVPTKAAAVEAEGETKAERISKVMARAGVASRRDIERMIMEGRVTLNGKTLDTPVVNVTLADKIEVDGVPIRGIERTRLWLYHKPAGLVTTNSDPEGRPTVFDNLPEELPRVMSIGRLDINTEGLLLLTNDGGLARALELPTTGWLRRYRVRAHGEIDQEALDKLKDGIAVDGVLYGAIEATLDRTQGSNVWLTMGLREGKNREIKNVLGALGLDVNRLIRISYGPFQLGDLPEREVVEVRGRTLRDQLGPRLIEDAKANFDAPIYNSPAVAAEEEAEARPERRERSWKPEDKRERALSRLDTKRDDRRDDRRDDRREGGRDGGRKEDDRPKRPPVGSRRNANVWMAPGARPLGEKAAAKAAKNAETARKRGEKPGGSKPQPSSYGDDRPRVQINRARDEEGEWIRSSEVSPKSKDDGEGFGRKRSFGDRPARPDRGFGDRPARGDRPSGDRPPRGARPFGDKPRGDRRPRAEGDERPRSFGDRPARGDRPFGDKPRVDRRPREEGEERPRSFGDRPRTARSAPGEGRSERPRGERPFGDKPAGDKPRGKSFGGKPGGGSKNFSGKPKGDRPGGGGKPSGGPSRGGPKGKGMTRGADRRR, encoded by the coding sequence ATGACATTCAAAGACAAGCCAAAACGGCCGGGCGGCAAGCCCTTCGAGCGCGATGCGCGGCCGAAAACCGAAGGCAAACCGGCAAGAAGCGTGCCCACGAAGGCTGCAGCCGTAGAGGCCGAAGGCGAGACCAAGGCGGAACGCATCTCCAAGGTCATGGCGCGCGCAGGCGTTGCCTCGCGCCGCGACATCGAGCGCATGATCATGGAAGGCCGCGTCACGCTGAATGGCAAGACGCTCGACACGCCAGTCGTCAACGTGACGCTCGCCGACAAGATCGAAGTGGACGGCGTTCCGATCCGCGGCATCGAGCGCACGCGCCTCTGGCTCTACCACAAGCCGGCCGGCCTCGTGACCACCAATTCCGACCCGGAAGGCCGTCCGACGGTTTTCGACAATCTTCCGGAAGAGCTGCCGCGCGTCATGTCGATCGGCCGGCTCGACATCAATACCGAAGGTTTGCTGCTGCTGACCAATGACGGCGGTCTTGCCCGCGCGCTCGAACTGCCGACCACCGGCTGGCTGCGCCGCTACCGCGTCCGTGCCCACGGTGAGATCGATCAGGAGGCGCTCGACAAGCTGAAGGACGGCATTGCCGTCGACGGTGTGCTTTACGGCGCGATCGAAGCGACGCTCGACCGTACGCAAGGTTCGAATGTCTGGCTGACGATGGGCCTGCGCGAAGGCAAGAATCGCGAAATCAAGAACGTTCTCGGTGCGCTCGGCCTCGACGTAAACCGCCTCATTCGCATTTCCTACGGCCCGTTCCAGCTCGGCGACCTGCCGGAGCGCGAGGTTGTCGAAGTGCGCGGACGCACCCTCCGCGACCAGCTTGGTCCGCGCCTGATCGAGGACGCCAAGGCGAATTTCGACGCGCCGATCTACAATAGCCCCGCTGTTGCTGCCGAAGAAGAGGCCGAAGCAAGACCGGAGCGCCGCGAACGTTCGTGGAAGCCGGAAGACAAGCGCGAGCGTGCACTGAGCCGCCTCGACACCAAGCGTGACGATCGGCGCGACGATCGCCGGGATGACCGTCGTGAAGGCGGCCGCGATGGTGGCAGAAAGGAAGACGACCGGCCCAAGCGCCCCCCAGTTGGCAGCCGCAGGAACGCCAACGTGTGGATGGCACCCGGCGCCCGTCCGCTCGGCGAAAAGGCGGCCGCCAAGGCTGCGAAGAATGCCGAGACCGCCCGCAAGCGTGGCGAGAAGCCGGGCGGCAGTAAGCCGCAGCCCTCCAGCTACGGCGACGACCGGCCACGTGTGCAGATCAACCGCGCCCGCGACGAAGAAGGCGAGTGGATCCGCTCCAGCGAAGTTTCGCCGAAGTCCAAGGATGACGGGGAGGGTTTTGGCCGCAAGCGCTCATTCGGCGATCGTCCTGCACGCCCGGATCGCGGTTTTGGCGACCGCCCGGCTCGTGGCGACCGCCCGTCCGGTGACCGTCCTCCGCGTGGGGCTCGGCCTTTCGGCGACAAGCCTCGCGGCGATCGCCGACCACGTGCTGAGGGTGACGAACGTCCCCGTTCTTTCGGTGACCGTCCCGCGCGTGGTGACCGTCCTTTTGGCGACAAGCCCCGTGTTGACCGCAGACCACGCGAAGAGGGTGAGGAGCGTCCCCGTTCCTTCGGCGATCGTCCGCGCACTGCCCGCAGCGCTCCCGGCGAGGGTCGCTCCGAACGTCCGCGCGGCGAAAGGCCGTTTGGCGATAAACCTGCGGGCGACAAACCGCGTGGCAAGAGCTTCGGCGGCAAGCCGGGCGGCGGCTCCAAGAATTTCTCCGGCAAGCCCAAGGGCGATCGGCCGGGCGGTGGCGGCAAGCCTTCGGGTGGGCCTTCGCGGGGTGGACCAAAAGGAAAGGGAATGACGCGCGGTGCGGATCGTCGGCGGTGA
- a CDS encoding bifunctional riboflavin kinase/FAD synthetase yields MTVFHRNETREPLPAHLKGGVIAIGNFDGVHRGHQSVLNRALEIAKERGIPALVLTFEPHPRTVFRPETPVFRLTPAPLKARILETLGFNAVIEYPFDREFSQRSPDDFIHGILKDWLGASEVVTGFDFHFGKNREGGPAFLMDAGHKYGFGVTLIDAFRDENAEVVSSSYIRTLLKDGNVSEAAAELGYRYTVEAEVIGGEKLGRQLGFPTANMQLPPEAELAAGIYAVRFRLDDGRLYDGVASYGRRPTVIENGTPLLETYLFDFGGDLYGRTCSVSFFGYLRPELKFEGLEPLVEQIKRDEQEARALLAGVRPLGELDLKLCFV; encoded by the coding sequence ATGACCGTTTTCCACCGCAATGAAACCCGCGAACCCTTGCCCGCTCATCTGAAGGGCGGGGTGATTGCCATCGGCAATTTCGACGGCGTGCATCGCGGCCATCAATCGGTGCTGAACCGCGCACTGGAAATCGCCAAGGAGCGTGGCATCCCGGCGCTAGTGCTGACCTTCGAGCCGCATCCCCGCACCGTCTTCAGGCCGGAAACGCCGGTTTTCCGTCTTACGCCGGCGCCGTTGAAAGCTCGCATCCTGGAGACGCTCGGCTTCAACGCCGTCATCGAATATCCCTTCGACCGCGAATTCTCGCAGCGCTCGCCGGACGATTTCATCCACGGCATCCTGAAGGATTGGCTCGGCGCCTCCGAAGTCGTCACCGGCTTCGATTTCCATTTCGGCAAGAACCGCGAGGGCGGCCCGGCCTTCCTCATGGATGCCGGTCACAAATACGGCTTCGGCGTCACGCTGATCGACGCCTTCCGCGACGAGAATGCCGAGGTCGTCTCCTCAAGCTATATCCGCACGCTCCTGAAGGATGGCAATGTCAGCGAAGCCGCAGCGGAGCTTGGCTACCGCTACACAGTGGAGGCGGAGGTGATCGGCGGCGAAAAGCTTGGCCGCCAGCTTGGTTTCCCAACCGCCAACATGCAGCTTCCGCCGGAGGCCGAACTTGCCGCCGGCATCTATGCAGTCCGCTTCCGCCTGGACGACGGCAGGCTTTACGATGGGGTTGCGAGCTACGGCCGCCGCCCGACGGTGATCGAAAACGGAACGCCGCTACTGGAGACCTACCTCTTCGATTTCGGTGGCGACCTCTACGGCCGGACCTGTTCCGTCTCCTTCTTCGGCTACCTGCGGCCCGAACTGAAGTTCGAGGGGTTGGAGCCGCTCGTTGAGCAGATCAAGCGCGACGAGCAGGAGGCGAGGGCGCTGCTTGCGGGTGTCCGGCCGCTTGGCGAACTCGACCTCAAGCTTTGTTTCGTCTGA
- a CDS encoding nucleoside deaminase: protein MEMALDEARAAGERGEVPIGAVVVLDGAVVARAGNRTRELNDVTAHAEVVAIRMACEALGQERLVGADLYVSLEPCTMCAAAISFARIRRLYYGAEDPKGGAVDNGVRFYAQPTCHHAPEVYSGLNETESADILRTFFAEKRQLP from the coding sequence ATGGAGATGGCGCTCGACGAAGCGCGGGCGGCGGGCGAACGCGGCGAAGTGCCTATCGGCGCCGTGGTGGTGCTTGATGGCGCCGTCGTCGCGCGCGCGGGCAACCGGACGCGGGAACTCAACGATGTCACGGCGCATGCCGAGGTCGTTGCGATCCGGATGGCCTGCGAGGCCCTAGGGCAGGAGCGTCTGGTTGGAGCCGATCTCTATGTGTCGCTGGAACCTTGCACCATGTGCGCGGCGGCCATCTCGTTCGCGCGCATCCGCAGGCTTTACTACGGCGCAGAAGATCCGAAGGGCGGGGCGGTCGACAACGGCGTGCGGTTCTACGCACAGCCAACATGCCATCATGCGCCGGAGGTCTATTCCGGTTTGAACGAAACGGAATCAGCAGATATTCTCAGGACGTTCTTCGCCGAAAAGAGGCAGCTGCCATGA
- a CDS encoding patatin-like phospholipase family protein: MRQAVIASNDMPVPSGMPTVAIAFGGGGARGLAHIHVIEALDELGIRPVAISGASIGAIMGVGMAAGMTGEAIREHALMTVGNKTAVVSRIWGLRPQTVRDAVAKGIRIGQFNLERILKAFLPAGLPDRFEDLPIPMNVITTDYYGQSEVIIGEGALFPALAASSSIPAVFMPVRLHGRVMIDGGISNPVPYECLMDIADIIIGVDVVGAPEGDGTHIPNRMESIFGSGQLMMQTAITLKLKLQSPHIFLRPAVGRTGVMDFLKAREVLAMSAGVKDELKRALDQEFEARLRA; encoded by the coding sequence GTGCGGCAGGCGGTTATTGCGAGTAACGACATGCCTGTTCCAAGCGGCATGCCGACCGTGGCCATCGCCTTCGGCGGCGGCGGCGCCCGTGGGCTTGCCCATATACACGTGATTGAGGCGCTGGATGAGCTCGGTATCCGCCCTGTCGCGATTTCCGGCGCGTCGATCGGCGCGATCATGGGTGTCGGCATGGCGGCCGGCATGACGGGCGAAGCGATCCGCGAGCACGCGCTGATGACGGTCGGCAACAAGACAGCTGTCGTCAGCCGCATCTGGGGTCTTCGGCCGCAGACGGTCCGGGATGCCGTCGCAAAGGGCATCCGTATCGGCCAGTTCAATCTCGAGCGCATCCTCAAGGCCTTCTTGCCGGCCGGCCTGCCCGATCGCTTCGAAGATTTGCCTATTCCGATGAACGTCATCACGACCGATTACTACGGCCAGAGCGAAGTCATCATCGGCGAAGGAGCGCTGTTTCCGGCGCTCGCCGCATCGTCTTCCATCCCAGCAGTCTTCATGCCCGTGCGCCTCCACGGCCGGGTGATGATCGATGGCGGCATCAGCAATCCGGTTCCCTACGAGTGCCTGATGGATATCGCCGATATCATCATCGGCGTCGATGTCGTCGGCGCGCCGGAAGGCGACGGTACGCATATTCCAAACCGCATGGAAAGCATTTTCGGTTCCGGCCAGCTGATGATGCAGACGGCAATCACGCTGAAACTCAAGCTTCAGTCGCCGCATATCTTCCTGCGCCCCGCCGTCGGCCGCACCGGCGTCATGGATTTTCTCAAGGCGCGCGAAGTGCTGGCGATGTCGGCGGGCGTCAAGGACGAACTGAAGCGCGCACTCGATCAGGAATTCGAAGCCCGCCTCAGGGCTTAG
- a CDS encoding monovalent cation:proton antiporter-2 (CPA2) family protein gives MSASNALFSETILLLGGAVVAAPIFKKLGLGTVLGYLAAGVVIGPIFHGITDGEQILSVAELGVVFLLFIIGLELKPSRLWQMRRDIFGLGTAQVMLTGLALTALAYLSGALDWRGSIVAGFGLALSSTAFAMQILDDEGEVNTKYGQRAFSMLLFQDLAIVPLLALITILDGETGSNAPLLDFAIAVGAVGAMIVMGRYLLTPLFQVIARTGAREAMIVAALFVVMGSASLMQFAGLSMAMGAFLSGVMLAESSYRHELEADIEPFRGVLLAIFFMAVGLSLELEVLIDNALFIVAAVPIVMAVKALIIYGLCRVSGSSHDDAIRIAFLLPQGGEFGFVLFTTAGAAGLMPFSTASLLVAIVTLSMALTPLGAALSKRMLKGDEQEELDEDFEGAGADVLMIGFSRFGQIAAQILLAGGRDVTVIDFSADRIRQASSFGFRIYFGDGTRKDVLRSAGIERAKIVIVCTQKREITDKVVDLVQAEYPHAKLFVRAYDRVHSIALRNKNVDYELRETLESGLLFGRRTLEALGVDEAAAFEIGEDIRKRDEERLALQVTGGLQAGRDMLFSQPVRPEPLVKPKRAMDFDEDPLAGTAEVTADA, from the coding sequence ATGTCCGCCTCCAATGCCCTCTTTTCCGAAACGATCCTGCTGCTTGGCGGTGCGGTCGTCGCCGCGCCCATTTTCAAGAAGCTCGGGCTCGGCACGGTGCTCGGCTATCTTGCCGCGGGCGTCGTCATCGGCCCGATATTTCACGGCATTACCGACGGCGAACAGATTTTGAGCGTTGCCGAGCTCGGTGTCGTCTTCCTGCTCTTCATCATCGGCCTCGAGCTGAAGCCGTCGCGGCTCTGGCAGATGCGCCGGGATATCTTCGGTCTCGGCACCGCTCAGGTAATGCTGACGGGATTGGCACTGACGGCGCTTGCTTATCTCTCCGGCGCACTCGATTGGCGGGGGAGCATCGTTGCGGGCTTCGGGCTGGCGCTTTCCTCCACTGCCTTTGCGATGCAGATTCTCGACGATGAGGGCGAGGTGAACACAAAATACGGGCAGCGCGCCTTTTCGATGCTGCTCTTCCAGGACCTGGCGATCGTTCCGCTGCTCGCGCTGATCACCATCCTCGACGGCGAAACCGGCAGCAATGCGCCGCTTCTGGATTTTGCTATCGCGGTCGGCGCGGTCGGCGCGATGATCGTCATGGGACGCTACCTGCTGACGCCGCTTTTCCAAGTGATCGCAAGGACTGGCGCACGCGAGGCGATGATCGTCGCCGCCCTCTTCGTCGTTATGGGATCGGCAAGTCTGATGCAGTTCGCCGGGCTTTCCATGGCCATGGGCGCGTTCCTCTCCGGCGTCATGCTCGCCGAATCCTCCTACCGGCACGAACTTGAGGCGGATATTGAACCTTTCCGCGGCGTGCTGCTTGCTATCTTCTTCATGGCGGTCGGCCTGTCGCTGGAACTTGAGGTGCTGATCGACAACGCGCTCTTCATCGTCGCCGCCGTGCCGATCGTGATGGCCGTCAAGGCGCTGATCATCTACGGCCTCTGCCGGGTGAGCGGCTCTTCGCACGACGATGCTATCCGCATTGCTTTCCTGCTGCCGCAGGGAGGCGAGTTCGGTTTCGTGCTGTTCACGACCGCGGGTGCCGCAGGCCTTATGCCCTTTAGCACCGCATCGCTTCTCGTGGCGATCGTGACCCTCTCGATGGCGCTGACGCCGCTCGGGGCAGCACTTTCGAAGCGCATGCTGAAAGGCGACGAGCAGGAGGAGCTCGATGAGGATTTCGAGGGCGCGGGCGCCGATGTGCTGATGATCGGCTTCTCGCGTTTCGGCCAGATCGCCGCGCAGATCCTGCTCGCGGGCGGGCGGGACGTAACCGTCATCGATTTCTCCGCAGACCGTATCCGCCAAGCTTCGTCCTTCGGCTTCCGTATCTACTTCGGCGACGGGACACGAAAGGACGTGCTGCGCTCGGCCGGCATCGAAAGGGCGAAAATCGTCATCGTCTGCACGCAGAAGCGGGAAATCACCGACAAGGTCGTGGACCTCGTGCAAGCCGAATATCCGCATGCGAAGCTGTTCGTGCGCGCCTATGACCGCGTCCATTCGATCGCGCTTCGCAACAAGAACGTCGATTATGAATTGCGCGAAACGCTGGAATCCGGCCTGCTGTTCGGCCGCCGCACGCTTGAAGCACTTGGGGTCGACGAGGCGGCCGCTTTTGAGATCGGCGAGGATATCCGCAAGCGCGATGAGGAGCGGCTGGCGCTTCAGGTAACCGGCGGGCTGCAGGCGGGGCGCGACATGCTCTTCTCGCAGCCGGTCCGGCCGGAACCGCTGGTGAAGCCGAAGCGAGCCATGGATTTCGACGAAGACCCGCTGGCGGGCACGGCGGAGGTCACGGCAGACGCCTAA